One Deltaproteobacteria bacterium DNA segment encodes these proteins:
- the speE gene encoding polyamine aminopropyltransferase, translating to MESLGLKNQWFSEIDKNLALSLRQKGEMLFHERSDFQDVKIFDSYEYGRVLTLDDCVMLTEQDEHVYHEMITHPAALTHPNPKRVLVIGGGDGGTVREMARHPEVEEIVLVEIDNVVIEQCRKWLPQTACGLDHEKVNLIVGDGIDYVQKGEPESFDIIIIDSTDPLGPSEGLFTESFYRKAHSMLAEKGILMVQSESPRIRVPIFQEIYTFFDKIFGEENVHCMMIHVPTYMPGTWSLAFCSKGGLHPRSDINVERIMNFQKSNDLNYYNDEMHMAAFALPTYVRKLLNRS from the coding sequence ATGGAATCCTTAGGCCTCAAAAATCAGTGGTTTTCAGAGATCGACAAAAATTTAGCGCTCTCGCTTCGGCAAAAAGGTGAGATGCTTTTTCATGAACGCTCTGATTTTCAAGACGTCAAAATATTCGATAGTTATGAGTATGGACGTGTTCTTACTCTAGACGATTGTGTGATGCTTACCGAGCAAGACGAGCATGTCTACCATGAGATGATCACCCATCCTGCAGCGCTTACCCATCCGAACCCAAAGCGTGTTCTTGTGATTGGCGGGGGCGACGGCGGAACTGTTCGCGAAATGGCACGTCACCCAGAGGTTGAAGAAATTGTTCTCGTTGAGATCGACAATGTGGTTATTGAACAGTGTCGCAAGTGGCTTCCACAAACGGCCTGTGGCCTCGACCATGAGAAAGTGAATCTCATTGTTGGCGATGGCATTGATTATGTTCAAAAAGGTGAACCTGAATCCTTCGATATTATTATTATCGATTCCACGGACCCTTTAGGGCCGAGTGAAGGACTTTTCACTGAGAGCTTTTATCGCAAAGCCCACAGCATGCTCGCAGAGAAGGGTATCCTGATGGTGCAAAGTGAATCACCGCGTATTCGGGTCCCTATTTTTCAAGAAATTTATACATTCTTCGATAAGATTTTCGGTGAAGAAAACGTTCATTGCATGATGATTCACGTGCCGACCTATATGCCGGGCACGTGGAGTTTAGCATTTTGCTCAAAGGGTGGCTTGCACCCTCGGTCGGATATCAATGTCGAACGTATTATGAATTTTCAGAAATCAAACGACTTGAATTACTACAACGACGAAATGCATATGGCAGCCTTTGCTTTGCCGACTTATGTTCGTAAGTTGTTAAATCGTTCCTAA